Sequence from the Candidatus Bathyarchaeota archaeon genome:
CAGCCATTCAGTCTTGATCTTTGTCAACTCGGCCCTCTGGGCCATCTTCATAATTGAAATTTCAGACCTCTCTCTCGCAACAGTCTCAGCTATTCTTCTCTGTTTCAACTCTTCAAGCTTTGCTGAGGCTTTCCTCTTCGCTTCCTCAACTATTTTTTTAGCCTCAGACTCAGCCTCACTTAATATTTTCTTGGCTTCTGCCTCAGTCTCCCTCTCAATATATTCCCTGATCTTTTCGACGCTCATAACTCCAACCTCATAACTTCTTGAATGATATGGTTGACTGCCCGCTCAAGATTCTTCTGTGCTATCATGTTGAGGATTTTTATCTTCTCCATCTGCTCCTCCTCCATCCTTCTCTTCCTCTCCTCAAACTCTTTGGTGTGGGTGTAGGTTTCACTGGAAAGGTTTTGTTCCACCATAAGTATCCTGTTGGCTTCATCCCTTGCCATCCTCAGGATCTCTTCAGCTTTCTCTCTAGCCTCCTTGATCTTCTGCTCAGCCTTTCTCTCGACCTCTACGAGTCCTATAAGCTCTTGGACAGTTGAAGACATTGTTCAACCTCCAAACTTCAATTCAGCCCCTACCGACTCGCTTATCAGGGAGTGCAGTTCCTTAATCCTCTGGCCTGTGGGTCCTTTGAAGTCTGGGATTACTGCGAATACCGGCCGCGCCTTCCCCATTGAGACTATCTTCTCCTTCTCCCTCCTAAGTTCCTGGGAGAGTTTCTCTGTTAGGATTATTAAGTCATGTTTACCCTCGGAGACGAGTCTGGACAGGATGGTCCTCGCCTCCTCGACACTCTCAGTCGGATAGGCGTCGACGCCTGCGAGCCTGAATCCGACTGAGATGTGTTTATCGGCGATTATTGCTATCCCAGCCAATCGAATCCCACCCACCTTCAAATATAACTGTTACCCTCTTCGTCGCCTATACCTTCTCCGCCTCACATCCGTCTGGTAAGTTGAGCCATAAATGTTCAACTCTCTGGATTCGAAGTGGCTCACTACACCTGAGGCTGGCGAAACTTGGTATAGACTCCAGTCTTGATGCTGTTTCTCCCAGTCCATATGTGTTTCATAGCATTCTTGACAGAAATGTTTCATACAGTATGGACATTCTTTGAGGTCGCCTATCTTCTTACCACAATTATCACATGAATTCATGATATCAAATGATCAGGCTTACTGTTAATAAGGGTTGACTCGGACTGCGTTAGGCATGCATGATATTCGGCTGGTTCACCACGGTGTGTTTATTACTGTGACTGGACAGTCTGCGTTTAGAATTATCTTGTCTGATGTTTTTATGCCGAAGTGCCTCTCAAAGCTGCTCCGCCTTCTGACGCCGAGGACTATGAGATCAACATTCTCTCTCTTGGCGACCTTCAATATCTCCTCTGGAGGGTAGCCCTCAACAAGAAATGTTCTCGATCTAACCCTCTCCCTGGAGCATAATCTCTCGACCTGCTTCAAATACTCCTCACCCTCCTTCCTATACTGTCCGGCGAAGTCATGTGAAATCTCACCTAGGTGTCTACGCTCCTCGAATATTCTGGAGACTTGGTTAGGTAGGACATGGACACCGATTACCTCAGCTCCTGTTATCTTAGCCAGCCCGACGGCGTACTGGCAGGCCTTGACTGAATGGATGAGGCCGTCTGTCGGAACAAGTATCTTCTTCAAGGAGACCGAGCTGTCCATCATCCTAAACCTCCATAAATCTTCTTGAGGTAATATTCAAGCATAAAAGTAATACATGTTAAAGACTCCTGTATCTGGCTCATTCAGACATTCACCATCAACATTTATTTTCCATGTTCGATCTAATATTTCGGCTGTGTCGACTAATATCAGTTTTGATTTTGGAACCCTTATATTAGATGGAGCTCGGCTTTCACCAAAAAAAGGCTCCGA
This genomic interval carries:
- a CDS encoding universal stress protein — protein: MMDSSVSLKKILVPTDGLIHSVKACQYAVGLAKITGAEVIGVHVLPNQVSRIFEERRHLGEISHDFAGQYRKEGEEYLKQVERLCSRERVRSRTFLVEGYPPEEILKVAKRENVDLIVLGVRRRSSFERHFGIKTSDKIILNADCPVTVINTPW